Within Ferrimicrobium sp., the genomic segment CCTCGGTTGAACCCGTAAAGGAAAGTTTACGTAACCGAGCGTCGTCCACCAGGCGATCGGTAATCTCTCCAGGTTCTGAGGTGGTGATGATATTGAGGACACCGGCTGGCAATCCTGCGTCAAGTAGGATCGCACCAAGCGCAAGTGAACAGAGGGGTGTCTGCTCAGCTGGCTTCAGGATAACCGTGCAACCAGCTGCCAACGCAGGTCCCACCTTCCGTGTCCCCATGGCGAGCGGGAAGTTCCAGGGAGTAATCATGTAGCTAGGACCAACGGGTGACCGCGACGTCAAGACCTTCGTCATCCCATCAGGGGAGCGATAGTACTCACCCTTCATGCGAACCGCCTCCTCTGAGAACCAACGGAAGAACTCAGCCGCATAGGCGACCTCTCCCTTGGATTCAGCTACCGGCTTACCCATCTCGAGGGTCATCAAGAGCGCTAACTCCTCTTGCTGAGCCATGATCTTCTCGTAGGCCGAACGAAGAATCTCGGCACGAAAGCGAGGAGCCGTAGCCGCCCAACTCACCTGCGCACGAGTAGCAGCCTCGAGCGCATCGAGCGCATCCTCTGGGCCCGCGTCAGCAACCGACGCGATTACCTCTCCGGTCGCCGGATCCTCGACCTTGAGCTCCTTGCCAGAACGAGCATGCCGCCACTCTCCGCCGATCAACAGCCCCGTTGGGACGTCTCCTACCACCCGACTCTCTTCGACACTCATCGCCATCGTCACTCCTTATCACCGAGGTCCATAAGACCTAGTCATTACCTCAAGTCGAGGCCTGCCTTGACCGCTACCCTACTATAGCGTCCCTACAGTAACCGATCAAAGAGGCGATCCACGCCGCGCCAGCCGACCCTAGGAATGGAGCATCAGAGGCATCTCACATTCAAAGGAGGAGACCTCCGTTGCGATCCGGTTACGCCCTGTCGCGCCAGACACGAACCCACAGCCCCAAACTTCGGCTCCGGCACTCCGTCTTGCCCCCAAACGCCGCACCCCTAGGCTGCCTGCCTATCCCGGCAAAACTCCCTCGCGCAAGCCTCTCGCCTTATGCGGTGGAATCTTTGCGCCGAGACCGGCCACGTCGTAGCAGTCCAACGACTACCACAACCACCACAACGATGATCACGATGGTGGAGATCATTGAGATGAGTTTGAGGACAAAGGAGATCAAGGCAAATGCAATGATCACTCCAAGGACCCCTAGGACTACCTTGATGATGCTGCTCATAGCAACCTCCTCTCGTTACCCATTCTAGCCAGACCGAAGAGCACACCCAAAGGTGGGCTCTTCACAAAATCTGTGTCTTCCACGGCAGACGCATCGCTAGGCAGTGATATCACGCTGAGAGAAATTGAAGACTGCGAGGAGATAAAACACCGCCATCCACCCCAACTGCTCTAGCAGATCCTTGTAGATCGGTCCAGCAAGAATAGGCGAACGAAAAATATTGATGAACGCAGACCAATAATTTGACAACAGGATAGGGCGGATCTTTTCGAGCTGAGGGATGGCATCGAGCACCTCTGAAGCGATGGCCACCGTCACCGCAATCGACGTGGCTGCCAACGACGATGTGGTAAAAGTCGAGACAGCAATCCCGACCATCGTCACCGAAAAGATCGAGATACCCACCACAAGCGCCGCCAACAACGACTCGCCGATCCCATGAAGGAACGTGATCGACGCCCCTGACAACGTGACCACCTGATGGTGGGGAAAAAGGATCGAACCCATAATCAACCCAACAATCGCGATCATGAGACTCAGCGCAAGGGTATAGGCAAGGGCCGCGACAATTTTTGCATGGATGATCCGAGTTCGCGAAACTCGTCGCACCAGCAAGTAGCGCAGAGAACCATTTGCTGCATCGCCAGCCACCGAGTCGCCGGCGATGATGGCGGCGGCTAGCGGAAGGATCAACGTCTCCATCGAAGCAAGGGCGGCCAACGGCAGAAAGATTGCATTCTGGGTGATCTCGGCAAAAAAGGCCGGCCCACCGCCTCGAGGCCCTCCATGACCCGCAAAGCGAACCACCACACCCAGAAGGATGGGGACCAGCGCAATCAGTCCAAGGATAATCAGGTTTCTCGGTCTCCGAAAGACGCGTTTGAACTCCTCAACGAACATCGAAGCCCTCGCCCACTTCGGCGATGAAGATCTCCTCTAGGTTTGGCATCAACCAAGTGAACTCGGTTACATCAACGCCACCGCTGACCAATGCGTGCAGCAGGGAGGGACCATCGCTTAACTCAAGATCAACGATCACGGAAAGTCCATCGAGTCGGGCCGTCGAGCCAGCAAGCTCCAGAATCGACGCCACCGGGGTGCCAACGATCTTGAGCTGGGGTGCATAATCACTCCGTAGCTCATCAAGAGATCCCGCCTTGATGAGGCGACCCTGCGACATGAACGCCACATGCGAACAGATCTGTTCGGCCTCGGATAACAGATGGGTAGAGATAAAGATCGTCTTACCCTTGGCGGCGAGTTCGCCAATCAGACGACGCACCTCTCTCATGCCACTCGGGTCGAGCCCATTGGTCGGTTCATCAAGGATGTAAAGGTCGCGCTCACCCAAGAGCGCCTGGGCAAGCCCGAGTCGCTGTCGCATACCGAGCGAGTAGCGTCCCACTGGCTTATCAACGACCATCTCAAGCCCAACCGCCTCCAGGGCATCCCCGATCAACCGAGGTCGCCCGCTCCTCCGAATGCCTTCGGCAGCAAGGAACCGATCCAAGTTCTGACGAGCGCTGAGATAGGGCACGTAGCCAGGTCCCTCGATGAACGAGCCCACGCGGGGCAGCACCCGGTGCAACCGTGAACGCCGACTCTCACCCAAAAGAGTAAATTCACCAGCATCGGGGAAGATGAGTCCGAGGGCGATACGAATGGTAGTCGTTTTCCCAGCACCGTTGGGCCCTAAAAAACCGAACACGGAGCCTTCATCCACCGAAAACGTAACCGAATCGACGGCAAGCTGACCGCCAAAACCCTTCGTGAGGCCATCAGCCTCGAGGACAGCAACCACCTAGTGTCCCTCCT encodes:
- a CDS encoding ABC transporter permease, with translation MFVEEFKRVFRRPRNLIILGLIALVPILLGVVVRFAGHGGPRGGGPAFFAEITQNAIFLPLAALASMETLILPLAAAIIAGDSVAGDAANGSLRYLLVRRVSRTRIIHAKIVAALAYTLALSLMIAIVGLIMGSILFPHHQVVTLSGASITFLHGIGESLLAALVVGISIFSVTMVGIAVSTFTTSSLAATSIAVTVAIASEVLDAIPQLEKIRPILLSNYWSAFINIFRSPILAGPIYKDLLEQLGWMAVFYLLAVFNFSQRDITA
- a CDS encoding ABC transporter ATP-binding protein; its protein translation is MVAVLEADGLTKGFGGQLAVDSVTFSVDEGSVFGFLGPNGAGKTTTIRIALGLIFPDAGEFTLLGESRRSRLHRVLPRVGSFIEGPGYVPYLSARQNLDRFLAAEGIRRSGRPRLIGDALEAVGLEMVVDKPVGRYSLGMRQRLGLAQALLGERDLYILDEPTNGLDPSGMREVRRLIGELAAKGKTIFISTHLLSEAEQICSHVAFMSQGRLIKAGSLDELRSDYAPQLKIVGTPVASILELAGSTARLDGLSVIVDLELSDGPSLLHALVSGGVDVTEFTWLMPNLEEIFIAEVGEGFDVR